In Streptomyces sp. NBC_00569, a single genomic region encodes these proteins:
- the serA gene encoding phosphoglycerate dehydrogenase: MGLVRTHVSTAATGKPVVLIAEELSPATVDALGPDFDIRQCNGADRAELLPAIADVDAILIRSATKVDAEAIAAAKKLKVVARAGVGLDNVDVSAATKAGVMVVNAPTSNIVTAAELACGLLIATARNIPQGSQALKAGEWKRSKYTGVELAEKTLGVVGLGRIGALVAQRMSAFGMKVVAYDPYVQPARAAQMGVKVLTLDELLEVSDFITVHLPKTPETVGLIGDDALRKVKPTVRIVNAARGGIVDEAALYSALKEGRVAGAGLDVYAKEPCTDSPLFEFDQVVATPHLGASTDEAQEKAGIAVARSVRLALAGELVPDAVNVQGGVIAEDVKPGLPLAEKLGRIFTALAGEVAARLDVEVYGEITQHDVKVLELSALKGVFEDVVDETVSYVNAPLFAQERGVEVRLTTSSESPDHRNVVTVRGTLTGGEEISVSGTLAGPKHLQKIVAVGEYDVDLALADHMVVLRYEDRPGVVGTVGRVLGEAGINIAGMQVARAGLGGEALAVLTVDDTVPAGVLGELGDEIGATSARSVNLTD, encoded by the coding sequence ATGGGACTTGTGAGGACTCACGTGAGCACTGCTGCAACCGGCAAACCTGTCGTACTCATCGCGGAAGAGCTGTCTCCCGCGACCGTCGACGCTCTTGGCCCCGACTTCGATATCCGCCAGTGCAACGGCGCCGACCGGGCCGAGCTGCTCCCGGCCATCGCCGACGTCGACGCGATCCTGATCCGTTCGGCCACCAAGGTCGACGCCGAGGCGATCGCCGCCGCGAAGAAGCTGAAGGTCGTCGCACGAGCCGGCGTCGGCCTCGACAACGTCGACGTCTCCGCCGCCACCAAGGCCGGCGTGATGGTCGTCAACGCCCCGACCTCCAACATCGTGACCGCCGCCGAGCTCGCCTGCGGCCTGCTCATCGCCACCGCGCGCAACATCCCGCAGGGCAGCCAGGCCCTCAAGGCCGGCGAGTGGAAGCGCTCCAAGTACACGGGCGTCGAGCTGGCCGAGAAGACCCTCGGCGTCGTCGGCCTCGGCCGTATCGGCGCGCTCGTCGCGCAGCGCATGTCGGCCTTCGGCATGAAGGTCGTCGCGTACGACCCGTACGTGCAGCCCGCGCGCGCCGCCCAGATGGGCGTCAAGGTCCTCACGCTCGACGAGCTGCTCGAGGTCTCCGACTTCATCACCGTGCACCTCCCCAAGACCCCCGAGACGGTCGGCCTCATCGGCGACGACGCGCTGCGCAAGGTCAAGCCGACCGTCCGCATCGTCAACGCCGCGCGTGGCGGGATCGTCGACGAGGCGGCGCTGTACTCGGCGCTCAAGGAGGGCCGCGTCGCCGGCGCCGGCCTCGACGTGTACGCCAAGGAGCCCTGCACGGACTCCCCGCTGTTCGAGTTCGACCAGGTCGTGGCGACCCCGCACCTCGGTGCCTCCACGGACGAGGCGCAGGAGAAGGCCGGTATCGCCGTCGCCCGCTCCGTGCGGCTCGCGCTCGCCGGTGAGCTCGTGCCGGACGCGGTGAACGTCCAGGGCGGCGTCATCGCCGAGGACGTCAAGCCGGGCCTGCCGCTCGCCGAGAAGCTCGGCCGGATCTTCACCGCGCTCGCGGGCGAGGTCGCGGCGCGCCTCGACGTCGAGGTCTACGGCGAGATCACTCAGCACGACGTGAAGGTGCTCGAACTCTCCGCTCTGAAGGGCGTGTTCGAGGACGTCGTCGACGAGACGGTGTCGTACGTGAACGCTCCGCTGTTCGCGCAGGAGCGCGGCGTCGAGGTCCGCCTCACCACGAGCTCCGAGTCCCCGGACCACCGGAACGTCGTCACCGTGCGCGGCACGCTGACCGGCGGCGAGGAGATCTCGGTCTCCGGCACGCTCGCCGGCCCCAAGCACCTCCAGAAGATCGTCGCCGTCGGCGAGTACGACGTGGACCTCGCCCTGGCCGACCACATGGTCGTCCTGCGCTACGAGGACCGTCCCGGTGTCGTCGGCACCGTGGGCCGTGTGCTCGGCGAGGCGGGCATCAACATCGCCGGCATGCAGGTCGCCCGCGCGGGCCTGGGCGGCGAGGCGCTCGCCGTCCTGACCGTCGACGACACGGTGCCCGCCGGGGTGCTCGGCGAGCTGGGTGACGAGATCGGCGCGACGTCGGCGCGCTCCGTGAACCTGACGGACTAG
- the ilvC gene encoding ketol-acid reductoisomerase, whose protein sequence is MAELFYDDDADLSIIQGRKVAVIGYGSQGHAHALSLRDSGVDVRVGLHEGSKSKAKAEEQGLRVVTPSEAATEADVIMILVPDPIQAQVYEESIKDNLKDGDALFFGHGLNIRYGFIKPPANVDVAMVAPKGPGHLVRRQYEEGRGVPCIAAVEQDATGKGFELALSYAKGIGGTRAGVIKTTFTEETETDLFGEQAVLCGGTAALVKAGFETLTEAGYQPEIAYFECLHELKLIVDLMYEGGLEKMRWSISETAEWGDYVTGPRIITDATKAEMKKVLAEIQDGTFAKNWMDEYHSGLKKYNEYKTQDENHLLETTGKELRKLMSWVDNDEA, encoded by the coding sequence GTGGCCGAGCTGTTCTACGACGACGATGCCGACCTGTCCATCATCCAGGGCCGCAAGGTCGCGGTGATCGGTTACGGCAGCCAGGGCCACGCCCACGCGCTGTCGCTCCGTGACTCCGGTGTCGACGTCCGCGTCGGTCTGCACGAGGGCTCCAAGTCCAAGGCCAAGGCCGAGGAGCAGGGCCTGCGCGTGGTGACGCCGTCGGAGGCCGCCACCGAGGCCGACGTCATCATGATCCTGGTCCCGGACCCGATCCAGGCCCAGGTCTACGAGGAGTCCATCAAGGACAACCTGAAGGACGGCGACGCGCTGTTCTTCGGCCACGGCCTCAACATCCGCTACGGCTTCATCAAGCCCCCGGCCAACGTGGACGTGGCGATGGTCGCGCCCAAGGGCCCGGGTCACCTGGTGCGCCGCCAGTACGAAGAGGGCCGCGGCGTTCCGTGCATCGCGGCCGTCGAGCAGGACGCCACGGGCAAGGGCTTCGAGCTGGCCCTCTCCTACGCGAAGGGCATCGGCGGCACCCGCGCCGGCGTCATCAAGACGACCTTCACCGAGGAGACCGAGACCGACCTGTTCGGTGAGCAGGCCGTCCTGTGCGGTGGCACCGCCGCGCTGGTCAAGGCGGGCTTCGAGACGCTGACCGAGGCCGGCTACCAGCCGGAGATCGCGTACTTCGAGTGCCTCCACGAGCTGAAGCTCATCGTCGACCTCATGTACGAGGGCGGCCTGGAGAAGATGCGCTGGTCGATCTCCGAGACCGCCGAGTGGGGCGACTACGTCACCGGCCCGCGCATCATCACGGACGCCACCAAGGCCGAGATGAAGAAGGTCCTCGCCGAGATCCAGGACGGCACGTTCGCCAAGAACTGGATGGACGAGTACCACTCGGGCCTGAAGAAGTACAACGAGTACAAGACCCAGGACGAGAACCACCTCCTGGAGACCACCGGCAAGGAGCTCCGCAAGCTCATGAGCTGGGTGGACAACGACGAGGCGTAA
- the ilvN gene encoding acetolactate synthase small subunit: MSKHTLSVLVENKPGVLARITALFSRRGFNIDSLAVGVTEHPDISRITIVVNVEDLPLEQVTKQLNKLVNVLKIVELEQGHAVQRELVLAKVRADNETRSQIVEIVQLFRAKTVDVSPEAVTIEATGSSDKLEAMLKMLEPFGIKELVQSGTIAVGRGSRSITDRSLRALDRTA, encoded by the coding sequence ATGTCCAAGCACACGCTCTCCGTCCTGGTCGAGAACAAGCCAGGTGTCCTCGCCCGGATCACCGCGCTGTTCTCCCGCCGAGGGTTCAACATCGACTCCCTGGCGGTCGGCGTCACCGAGCACCCCGACATCTCCCGCATCACCATCGTGGTGAATGTCGAGGACCTGCCGCTCGAACAGGTCACGAAGCAGCTCAACAAGCTGGTCAACGTCCTGAAGATCGTCGAACTGGAGCAGGGCCACGCCGTCCAGCGTGAGCTCGTCCTCGCCAAGGTCCGCGCCGACAACGAGACACGCTCGCAGATCGTCGAGATCGTCCAGCTGTTCCGCGCCAAGACCGTGGACGTCTCCCCGGAGGCCGTCACCATCGAGGCCACCGGCTCCAGCGACAAGCTGGAGGCGATGCTCAAGATGCTGGAACCCTTCGGCATCAAGGAGCTCGTCCAGTCGGGCACCATCGCGGTCGGCCGCGGCTCGCGCTCCATCACCGACCGGAGCCTGCGGGCGCTCGACCGCACGGCCTGA
- a CDS encoding acetolactate synthase large subunit: MTEQATGAHHPQPRPRGQQSAPVEHVTGAKSLIRSLEEVGVDTVFGIPGGTILPAYDPMMDSEKVRHVLVRHEQGAGHAATGYAQATGKVGVCMATSGPGATNLVTPIADAYMDSVPLVAITGQVVSNAIGTDAFQEADIVGITMPITKHSFLVTKAEDIPKAIAEAFHIASTGRPGPVLVDIPKDILQAQTTFSWPQTQDLPGYRPVTKPHAKQIREAAKLITAAKRPVLYVGGGVLKAHATAELKVLAELTGAPVTTTLMALGAFPDSHPLHVGMPGMHGAVTAVTALQKADLIVALGARFDDRVTGKLDSFAPFAKIVHADIDPAEIGKNRVADVPIVGDAREVIADLVQAVQKEHSEGHKGDYSAWWKDLSRWRDTYPLGYDQPEDGSLSPQNVIERIGRLAPEGTIFAAGVGQHQMWAAHFIQYEKPATWLNSGGAGTMGYSVPAAMGAKAGMPDRAVWAIDGDGCFQMTNQELTTCALNNIPIKVAIINNGALGMVRQWQTLFYNQRYSNTVLHSGPDDVQANKGTRVPDFVKLSEAMGCYAIRCERPEDLDKVIEEANSINDRPVVVDFIVHEDAMVWPMVAAGTSNDEVMAARGVRPDFGDNEDD; this comes from the coding sequence ATGACCGAGCAGGCCACCGGGGCCCACCATCCGCAGCCGCGGCCCCGAGGACAGCAGTCCGCCCCCGTCGAGCACGTCACGGGGGCGAAGTCCCTCATCCGTTCGCTCGAGGAGGTCGGGGTCGACACCGTATTCGGCATTCCCGGCGGCACGATCCTTCCCGCGTACGACCCGATGATGGACTCCGAGAAGGTCCGTCACGTCCTCGTCCGGCATGAGCAGGGTGCGGGTCACGCGGCCACGGGTTACGCGCAGGCCACCGGCAAGGTCGGTGTGTGCATGGCGACTTCGGGTCCGGGTGCCACGAACCTGGTGACGCCGATCGCCGACGCGTACATGGACTCGGTGCCGCTGGTCGCGATCACCGGTCAGGTCGTGTCCAACGCGATCGGCACGGACGCCTTCCAGGAGGCGGACATCGTCGGCATCACGATGCCGATCACCAAGCACAGCTTCCTCGTCACCAAGGCCGAGGACATCCCGAAGGCGATCGCGGAGGCGTTCCACATCGCCTCGACCGGTCGCCCCGGCCCGGTCCTCGTCGACATCCCGAAGGACATCCTGCAGGCGCAGACGACCTTCTCCTGGCCGCAGACGCAGGACCTGCCCGGCTACCGCCCGGTGACCAAGCCGCACGCCAAGCAGATCCGCGAGGCCGCGAAGCTGATCACCGCCGCGAAGCGGCCGGTCCTCTACGTCGGCGGCGGTGTGCTCAAGGCGCACGCCACGGCCGAGCTGAAGGTCCTCGCGGAACTCACCGGAGCGCCCGTCACCACCACCCTGATGGCGCTCGGCGCATTCCCCGACAGCCACCCGCTGCACGTGGGAATGCCGGGCATGCACGGTGCGGTCACCGCCGTCACCGCGCTGCAGAAGGCCGACCTGATCGTCGCCCTCGGAGCCCGCTTCGACGACCGCGTCACCGGCAAGCTGGACAGCTTCGCCCCGTTCGCGAAGATCGTCCACGCCGACATCGACCCGGCCGAGATCGGCAAGAACCGTGTCGCCGACGTGCCGATCGTCGGTGACGCCCGCGAGGTCATCGCCGACCTGGTCCAGGCCGTGCAGAAGGAGCACAGCGAGGGCCACAAGGGCGACTACAGCGCCTGGTGGAAGGACCTCAGCCGCTGGCGCGACACCTACCCGCTGGGCTACGACCAGCCCGAGGACGGCTCGCTCTCGCCGCAGAACGTCATCGAGCGGATCGGCCGGCTCGCGCCCGAGGGCACGATCTTCGCCGCGGGCGTCGGCCAGCACCAGATGTGGGCCGCGCACTTCATCCAGTACGAGAAGCCCGCCACCTGGCTCAACTCCGGCGGTGCCGGAACGATGGGCTATTCGGTGCCCGCCGCGATGGGTGCGAAGGCCGGCATGCCGGACCGCGCCGTCTGGGCGATCGACGGCGACGGCTGCTTCCAGATGACCAATCAGGAACTGACCACCTGCGCGCTCAACAACATCCCGATCAAGGTCGCCATCATCAACAACGGCGCCCTCGGCATGGTCCGCCAGTGGCAGACGCTGTTCTACAACCAGCGCTACTCCAACACGGTGCTCCACAGCGGCCCGGACGACGTCCAGGCCAACAAGGGCACCCGCGTCCCCGACTTCGTCAAGCTGTCGGAGGCCATGGGCTGCTACGCCATCCGGTGTGAGCGCCCCGAGGACCTGGACAAGGTCATCGAAGAGGCCAACTCCATCAACGACCGCCCCGTCGTCGTCGACTTCATCGTCCACGAGGACGCCATGGTGTGGCCGATGGTCGCCGCCGGCACCTCCAACGACGAAGTCATGGCCGCCCGCGGGGTCCGCCCCGACTTCGGCGACAACGAAGACGACTGA
- a CDS encoding putative bifunctional diguanylate cyclase/phosphodiesterase has translation MSAPGTVITARRLFQGGGSSLASQLVFALLCGGYATGSALGWGSDRLALFMGDFGLSAAAAVAAVSNFAYARSRRSRIRPAWILFSVSSAMASLGNGVWGWYEVVLQRPVPTPSLADLFFLCFAPPAIVGLLVLAKRPFTKAGWVCLALDSWLIAGSLITLSWSLALVHTARFEGQSVTRTALSLAYPLLDIVLVSMVLALHFRRSPGNRTAVNTAIGALALTVMCDALFTSPLLHASYHSGEILDAGWFAGSLLLAYAPWVGPRRGEHDGGPAFARYQVTRPISGSLAALTPYLAAAVCTLGILYNVLNGQSIDRVVLFTACTVVLALVVRQGIMLLDNITLTQELAQKENHFRSLVQGSSDVIMIAAPNGVLRYVSPAAAGVYGRDAEELVGSELASIIHPEDLGRVVHEVRRFLAASQIEEPTTRIECRFRSGTGTWLNVESTVNRHHGGLILNSRDVTERVRLQAQLQHNAEHDPLTDLPNRALFTKRVGLALGGRRATDRGTAVLFIDLDGFKQVNDTIGHQAGDELLVQAARRLAASVRSGDTAARLGGDEFAALIVGDGGRDDTAREQHIYELADRLRVTLSQPYAIDGNDVRVAASIGVAFAEPDVSAGELLRNADLAMYRAKAAGKGRVELYAPQMQADVVRKAELATRLRTALHEGEFALLHQPVVSLDSGRITSVAAQARWRSTQGILFTPAEFLRTAEDGERTAELGRWMLEEAVEQAAERGRRGHAVPVAVRIGARRLLDRSLPLGSIEALLTRHGLPSGALVIELADSDPRVPLDELERRLTVLRRLGVRIALDGFGSGYAAITALRRLPVDVLKLDRSLVEGVVESARLHKITSGLLRIAGDLGLNSVADGVDLPEQVVALRAMGCTHGQGMAFSGPLDEYRLRRALASGGYPVPSGPAEPVFAGVPAPSVRAALLRSHNETPVPPT, from the coding sequence GTGAGCGCCCCCGGAACTGTGATCACCGCCCGCCGCCTGTTCCAGGGCGGCGGGTCCAGCCTCGCCTCGCAGCTCGTCTTCGCCCTCCTGTGCGGCGGGTACGCCACGGGGTCGGCGCTCGGCTGGGGATCCGACCGACTCGCCCTGTTCATGGGCGACTTCGGACTCAGCGCCGCCGCCGCGGTCGCCGCCGTGTCGAACTTCGCGTACGCACGCAGTCGGCGCAGCCGCATTCGGCCGGCCTGGATCCTGTTCTCGGTCTCCTCCGCCATGGCGTCCCTGGGGAACGGGGTGTGGGGCTGGTACGAGGTCGTCCTCCAGCGCCCCGTGCCGACGCCGAGCCTCGCCGACCTCTTCTTCCTGTGCTTCGCGCCGCCCGCCATCGTCGGTCTGCTCGTCCTCGCCAAGCGCCCCTTCACCAAGGCCGGCTGGGTCTGTCTCGCGCTCGACTCCTGGCTCATCGCCGGCTCGCTGATCACGCTGTCCTGGAGCCTCGCCCTCGTGCACACCGCGCGGTTCGAGGGGCAGAGCGTCACCCGCACCGCGCTCTCCCTCGCGTACCCGCTCCTCGACATCGTGCTGGTCAGCATGGTGCTCGCGTTGCACTTCCGCCGCTCGCCCGGCAACCGCACGGCGGTGAACACCGCGATCGGCGCGCTCGCCCTGACCGTCATGTGCGACGCCCTGTTCACCTCGCCCCTGCTGCACGCGAGTTACCACTCGGGGGAGATCCTCGACGCCGGCTGGTTCGCCGGGTCGCTGCTGCTCGCGTACGCGCCCTGGGTGGGGCCGCGGCGCGGGGAGCACGACGGAGGCCCCGCGTTCGCGCGGTACCAGGTCACCCGCCCCATCTCCGGATCGCTCGCGGCGCTCACGCCCTATCTGGCCGCCGCCGTCTGTACGTTGGGAATTCTGTACAACGTCCTGAACGGTCAGAGCATCGACCGCGTGGTCCTCTTCACGGCCTGCACGGTCGTCCTGGCCCTCGTCGTGCGCCAGGGCATCATGCTCCTCGACAACATCACCCTCACCCAGGAGCTGGCGCAGAAGGAGAACCACTTCCGCTCCCTGGTCCAGGGCTCCAGCGACGTCATCATGATCGCTGCTCCGAACGGCGTCCTCAGGTACGTCAGCCCGGCCGCCGCCGGGGTCTACGGGCGTGACGCCGAGGAGCTCGTCGGGTCGGAGCTCGCCTCGATCATCCATCCCGAGGACCTCGGGCGCGTGGTCCACGAAGTGCGCCGCTTCCTCGCGGCGAGCCAGATCGAGGAACCGACGACCCGCATCGAGTGCCGCTTCCGCTCCGGCACCGGCACCTGGCTGAACGTGGAGTCGACGGTCAACCGCCACCACGGCGGCCTCATCCTCAACAGCCGGGACGTCACCGAACGGGTGCGCCTGCAGGCACAGTTGCAGCACAACGCCGAACACGACCCGCTCACCGACCTGCCCAACCGCGCCCTGTTCACCAAGCGGGTCGGCCTCGCGCTGGGAGGCCGCCGCGCCACCGACCGCGGCACGGCCGTCCTCTTCATCGACCTCGACGGCTTCAAGCAGGTCAACGACACCATCGGCCACCAGGCGGGCGACGAACTCCTCGTCCAGGCCGCCCGGCGCCTGGCCGCATCCGTGCGCTCCGGGGACACCGCCGCCCGCCTGGGAGGCGACGAGTTCGCGGCGCTGATCGTCGGCGACGGCGGCCGCGACGACACCGCGCGTGAGCAGCACATCTACGAGCTCGCGGACCGCCTCAGGGTCACGCTCTCGCAGCCGTACGCCATCGACGGCAACGATGTCCGGGTGGCCGCCTCCATCGGTGTCGCCTTCGCCGAACCCGACGTGTCCGCGGGTGAGTTGCTGCGGAACGCGGACCTGGCGATGTACCGGGCGAAGGCCGCCGGCAAGGGCCGGGTGGAGCTGTACGCGCCCCAGATGCAGGCCGACGTCGTGCGCAAGGCGGAGCTCGCCACCCGGCTGCGCACCGCCCTGCACGAGGGCGAGTTCGCCCTGCTGCACCAGCCGGTCGTGTCCCTCGACTCGGGCCGGATCACGTCGGTCGCCGCGCAGGCCCGCTGGCGCTCGACTCAGGGCATCCTGTTCACGCCCGCCGAGTTCCTGCGTACGGCCGAGGACGGCGAGCGTACCGCCGAGCTCGGCCGGTGGATGCTGGAGGAGGCCGTCGAGCAGGCCGCCGAGCGCGGCCGCAGAGGGCATGCCGTGCCCGTGGCCGTCCGGATCGGCGCCCGCAGACTCCTCGACCGGTCGCTGCCCCTCGGCTCCATCGAGGCGCTCCTGACCCGGCACGGGCTCCCCTCCGGCGCGCTGGTCATCGAACTGGCCGACAGTGACCCCAGGGTCCCCCTGGACGAGCTGGAGCGGCGTCTCACCGTGTTGCGCAGACTCGGCGTCCGGATCGCCCTGGACGGCTTCGGCAGCGGATACGCGGCGATCACGGCGCTGCGCAGGCTCCCTGTCGATGTACTGAAACTCGACCGCAGTCTCGTAGAAGGAGTGGTGGAATCCGCCCGCCTGCACAAGATCACCAGTGGTCTGCTGCGCATCGCCGGCGACCTCGGCCTGAATTCCGTGGCCGACGGCGTCGACCTGCCCGAGCAGGTCGTCGCTCTGCGCGCCATGGGGTGCACACATGGACAGGGGATGGCCTTCTCCGGGCCGCTCGACGAGTACCGGTTGCGCCGCGCGCTGGCCTCGGGGGGCTACCCGGTGCCCAGCGGTCCGGCCGAGCCGGTGTTCGCGGGCGTACCGGCACCGTCCGTTCGGGCGGCCCTGCTCCGCTCACATAATGAGACTCCCGTCCCACCTACTTGA
- a CDS encoding 2-hydroxyacid dehydrogenase codes for MSAEVSADVWLPFRADEVPGLPEGLNYRFWDGGPDFPADPADCAFYVVPYMKGADVGVRPMAQMTSVRAVQTLSAGVDHVQGGLKSLPSGVQLCNARGVHEASTAELTLALILASLRGIPGFVRGQEGEEWRSGFYPALADKNVLIIGYGSIGSAIEDRLAPFECARVVRVARSARTTARGPVHPLTELPALLPDADVVILSTPLNEATRGLANAAFLARLKDGALLVNVARGPVVDTEALLVELESGRITAALDVTDPEPLPQGHPLWHAPGVLVSPHVGGSTSAFWPRAKRLLAAQLTRFAAGEPLENVVLTTD; via the coding sequence ATGAGTGCTGAGGTATCCGCCGACGTTTGGCTCCCGTTCCGTGCAGACGAGGTCCCCGGGCTTCCCGAGGGGCTCAACTACCGCTTCTGGGACGGCGGCCCCGACTTTCCCGCCGACCCGGCCGACTGCGCCTTCTACGTGGTCCCCTACATGAAGGGCGCGGATGTCGGCGTACGCCCCATGGCGCAGATGACGTCCGTACGGGCCGTGCAGACGCTCTCCGCCGGCGTCGACCATGTACAGGGAGGCCTCAAGTCGCTCCCCTCGGGCGTGCAGCTGTGCAACGCGCGCGGCGTGCACGAGGCGAGCACCGCCGAGCTCACCCTCGCCCTGATCCTGGCGTCCCTGAGGGGCATCCCCGGGTTCGTGCGGGGACAGGAGGGCGAGGAGTGGCGCTCCGGCTTCTATCCGGCGCTCGCCGACAAGAACGTACTGATCATCGGGTACGGGTCGATCGGCTCCGCCATCGAGGACCGGCTCGCTCCCTTCGAGTGCGCGCGGGTGGTGCGCGTCGCGCGCTCCGCCCGCACGACCGCACGCGGCCCCGTGCACCCGCTCACCGAACTGCCGGCGCTGCTCCCCGACGCGGACGTGGTGATCCTTTCGACGCCGCTCAACGAGGCGACGCGAGGTCTCGCGAACGCAGCCTTCCTGGCACGACTCAAGGACGGCGCCCTCCTCGTGAACGTCGCGCGCGGGCCCGTCGTCGACACCGAGGCGCTCCTGGTCGAACTGGAGAGCGGCCGGATCACCGCCGCTCTCGACGTCACCGATCCCGAACCCCTGCCCCAGGGGCACCCGTTGTGGCACGCTCCGGGAGTGCTCGTCAGCCCGCACGTCGGCGGCTCCACATCCGCCTTCTGGCCGCGGGCCAAGCGCCTGCTCGCCGCGCAGCTGACCCGGTTCGCGGCGGGAGAACCGCTCGAGAACGTCGTCCTGACGACGGACTGA
- a CDS encoding aldo/keto reductase, whose amino-acid sequence MERRTIGAAALEVGAIGLGCMPMSWAYTGSRQRGDESVRTVHAALDRGSTLLDTADMYGPFTNELLLGRVLKERRGDAFVSTKCGLLVGEQHIVANGRPGYVKRACDASLRRLQTDTIDLYQLHRADPEVPVEETWGAMAELVGAGKVRALGLCAVGARATRRSRAGLHAGTIRQLERVQQVFPVSAVEAELSVWSPEALETLLPWCEARGVGFLAAMPLGNGFLTGTLTPGQGFEPDDLRARHPRFTAEMMAANQPIVAGLRRIAARHGEAVTPAQVALAWVLSRGRHVVPVPGAKRDRWAAENAAAAELRLTDRDLAEIGELPRARGSWD is encoded by the coding sequence GTGGAGCGCAGGACGATCGGGGCGGCAGCGCTCGAGGTGGGCGCGATCGGGCTCGGGTGCATGCCGATGAGCTGGGCCTATACCGGCTCGCGGCAGCGGGGGGACGAGTCCGTACGCACTGTGCACGCCGCGCTGGACCGGGGGTCGACCCTGCTGGACACGGCGGACATGTACGGGCCGTTCACGAACGAGCTCCTGCTCGGACGGGTCCTGAAGGAGCGCCGGGGCGACGCCTTCGTGTCGACCAAGTGCGGGCTGCTCGTCGGGGAGCAGCACATCGTCGCCAACGGCCGGCCCGGGTATGTGAAGCGGGCCTGCGACGCGTCCCTGCGGCGGCTCCAGACCGACACGATCGATCTGTACCAGCTGCACCGGGCCGACCCCGAGGTGCCCGTCGAGGAGACGTGGGGCGCCATGGCGGAGCTGGTGGGCGCGGGAAAGGTGCGGGCGCTCGGGCTGTGCGCGGTGGGGGCACGGGCGACACGGCGGAGCAGGGCCGGGCTGCATGCGGGAACGATCCGGCAGCTGGAGCGGGTGCAGCAGGTGTTCCCGGTGAGCGCGGTGGAGGCCGAGCTCTCGGTGTGGTCGCCGGAGGCGCTGGAGACACTGCTGCCGTGGTGCGAGGCGCGGGGCGTGGGGTTCCTCGCGGCGATGCCGCTGGGCAACGGCTTCCTCACGGGCACGCTGACGCCGGGGCAGGGCTTCGAACCGGACGATCTGCGGGCCCGGCATCCCCGGTTCACCGCGGAGATGATGGCGGCCAACCAGCCGATCGTGGCGGGCCTGCGCCGGATCGCCGCGCGGCACGGGGAAGCGGTCACTCCCGCGCAGGTGGCGCTGGCGTGGGTGCTGAGCCGCGGGCGGCACGTGGTCCCGGTACCGGGTGCCAAGCGGGATCGGTGGGCGGCGGAGAACGCTGCGGCCGCGGAGCTGCGGCTCACGGACCGTGATCTGGCGGAGATCGGGGAGCTGCCGCGGGCTCGGGGGTCCTGGGACTGA